The following are encoded together in the Bactrocera neohumeralis isolate Rockhampton chromosome 6, APGP_CSIRO_Bneo_wtdbg2-racon-allhic-juicebox.fasta_v2, whole genome shotgun sequence genome:
- the LOC126761338 gene encoding uncharacterized protein LOC126761338 encodes MAIPFYEPRQQPSTECDQIDGHFPPAPSSQSVPMPTANFGAPTATNQASSSGSTAAPVFVATATSTAFSNASTTSRISSATVPATAIPSASSNLIPGTSAATATFSISSTNPATAASLSSNSHSNSSSENSDPSSAASMTEPLPWKLLAVAMCKALKQYYQQTGSADVFTTAVIEISPSGVAGGAQPSTAGN; translated from the coding sequence ATGGCTATACCTTTCTATGAGCCACGCCAACAGCCCTCAACTGAGTGCGATCAAATTGATGGACATTTTCCACCAGCACCGAGCAGTCAGTCCGTGCCAATGCCGACGGCAAATTTTGGTGCGCCAACGGCCACAAATCAAGCGTCTTCTAGCGGAAGTACAGCAGCGCCTGTTTTTGTAGCAACAGCTACATCGACGGCTTTTTCAAATGCATCCACAACTTCAAGGATTTCTTCGGCAACAGTTCCTGCTACAGCCATTCCAAGCGCGTCTTCGAATTTAATCCCTGGCACTTCTGCAGCTACAGCAACTTTTTCGATTTCATCTACAAATCCAGCCACCGCCGCTTCCTTGTCGTCCAATTCGCATTCTAACAGTTCCTCCGAAAATTCAGACCCGTCTTCAGCCGCTTCCATGACGGAGCCGCTACCTTGGAAGCTGCTTGCTGTGGCTATGTGCAAAGCTTTAAAACAATATTATCAACAAACGGGTTCCGCAGATGTCTTCACCACTGCTGTCATCGAGATATCGCCTAGCGGTGTAGCTGGTGGCGCACAACCGTCAACCGCCGGCAATTAG